The Bacillus sp. BGMRC 2118 DNA segment TCACAGAGATTATGGTCGGTATCAAAATGCTAATGGCTGCAATTAAAAAAATAGAGGATAAGGTTATAACGATATAAGAAGGGAAGATCATCATAAACGTCAAACCTGTAAGTAATAAGGCAAATCCAATTAGTAAACTTCCTTTATCACGATACTTTGCTTGAATAGCTCCGCCCCATAATGACAGTAAAGCACCGAGTAACCCGATTCCCCGAACAATAAACATTTCCGAAACAGTTAACGTTGTAGAAAGATACTGACTTACAGCGTCGTAAAACGAGACAGTCGTTAGTAATAAACTAAAGGTAATGACATAGCAGAAGAATAACTTTTTGGAAATGAGTAGGGTACCTAACAGCTTCAGGGGAATCATTTTTTTGGCAGCTGTAACTGATTTCATTCTTGGTAGTAAGAGGATAAAACAAATAAAGAATATAAGATAGCTTAGACTGAAGAACAAGTAGACACTGCGCCAATGTATCCATTCTGCCAGCCCTGCACTAATAATTTGACCAAGAATTCCAGCAACTAAAAAACCTGTATTAATTAAAGAGAGTACGAGTATGCGAAATTTACCATGAAACAAATCAAATGTATAAGCAAACGCGACAGGTGCAAAGCTTCCTCCTGCAAACCCCTGTAGTCCACGAAAAAGAATTAATTCGCCAGGTGATTGTGCGTAAGAAACAAGCAGACTTGTAATGGAAAACAATAACATTCCAGGTACGATGATTTCCTTACGGCCGAGCTTATCAGAAAGTGGTCCGAAAATGAGTAACCCTAAGGCATACAAAAGGGTAAATGAGGTACTTGCCCAAGTTAGAGAAGAAGCAGACACGTCCCACTCGTCAGAAATAACTGAATAGATCGGAATCATTGTATAAATATTACAAGCAACAAACATACCTGAGATGATTAGTAACCAAGCAATACTCTTTTCTCTAGATATAATCAAAAAATCACCACCCGTGACAGTCAACTATCCTACACAATATGCATGAAGCGGCAATTTGGTTTCAAAGTCTTTCCAAATGGATGTTCATTGATATATGTGGTGATGTTACAGTAAAATAATAGCTAGAATAATGATTGAGTGCTTGGGAAAAGCGTTTATATCGTGAGAATTAGATGGCAAGAGGAAGAATGCGTACTAACTTGCGAGATTTAGCTTTTGAATACGTAACAGTCACATATAAAAGGGAGATGTCTAAAGATGACCCTTCAATTGGTAATTGGAAGATCAGGAAGTGGAAAAACATATCAGCTCTTAGAAGAAGTACGTCAAGAACTTCTACAAGCACCCATTGGCTCACCCATTGTCTACTTAGTACCTGATCAAATGACTTTTCAGATTGAGTACGATTTAGTCCAAACCCCAGGACTAGGTGGGATTCTGAGAGCACAAGTATTTAGTTTTACTAGACTTGCTTGGCGTGTTCTTCAAGAAACTGGTGGAATGAGCCGATTACACATAGATAATGTCGGAACGAATATGTTAATTAGAAAAATCATTGAAAACAGAAAAAGTGATTTTCTTTTATATGGAAAGGCAGCTGAAAAGGCTGGCTTTATTGATCAAATTGAAAATATGATTCATGAGTGTAAGCGTTACTGTATCTCATCTGATGGTATGAAACAGCAACTGCAAGAACTTGAAAAATCAGATCAACGTGATGTTACCTTACTTCATAAACTTCATGACTTTTCAATTATTTATGATGAGTTTGAAAAACAGCTTTTTGAGAAATACGTAGATTCAGAGGATTATTTGCGATTATTAGCAGAAAAGATTCCATCTTCCACTTACTTAATGGAAGCAACGAT contains these protein-coding regions:
- a CDS encoding MFS transporter, with amino-acid sequence MIISREKSIAWLLIISGMFVACNIYTMIPIYSVISDEWDVSASSLTWASTSFTLLYALGLLIFGPLSDKLGRKEIIVPGMLLFSITSLLVSYAQSPGELILFRGLQGFAGGSFAPVAFAYTFDLFHGKFRILVLSLINTGFLVAGILGQIISAGLAEWIHWRSVYLFFSLSYLIFFICFILLLPRMKSVTAAKKMIPLKLLGTLLISKKLFFCYVITFSLLLTTVSFYDAVSQYLSTTLTVSEMFIVRGIGLLGALLSLWGGAIQAKYRDKGSLLIGFALLLTGLTFMMIFPSYIVITLSSIFLIAAISILIPTIISVIGTIGLENRGSTIALYSFTLLVGASFGSLLTAIFDFRGVLMCLFLYGIVNIFLTFQISYPNSSD